ACATGCGCAAAACCAGAAGAACAAAGAGTATTTGCGTGTTGACAAGACACGAATATGACAGAGCAAATCTTAAAACACGCTCACTGGTGGTCAGTGAAGCCGTAGCATCGTCGAGTATACAACGAggggaagataaaaaaaaatgtcaagagAGTTTGAAGCAGTAAAGAGATCAACGGGATTCACGAGTAAAGAACACGAGGCTGACGTGAATAATGCGATGCAGATAAATCGTTATCTCTTAAAACTTCTCGGACTTTGGCCAAAGAGtgatgagatgaaaaattggtttttacaTTGCATTGATTCTGTCATCGAATTATCGTGCATCTGGGTCCTTACTCTTGTTCTCGTTTCGGGCAGTTattacacttttttcaaaGAGAAGGACTCGACGATGAGACTCCAATTTATTGGTGTTATGAGTTTTTGTGTTATGAATATCATGAAATATGGAGCTTTGAGGAATGAACGCCCAGGAATTGGTCGGTGCACCGACGATCTCGTCGCCGATTGGGCTCGATTAATCGACACCGAGGAACGAACAATAATGTACTCTTATGCAACGTTAGGACGTCATGGGACTACTCTTTGCACATGTTTCTCTTATGCtggcagttttttttacatcggtATAGTGCCCTTGTTGGTCGGCAAAATTGTCATACCCGATACCAATGTGACCATACGACCGCTTCCGTTGCCAggttatttcgtttttttcgaccCGCAATCCAGTCCCGCTTACGAAATCGTTTACGCTCTCCATTGTTATTGCTCCTTCGTTATGCATACTACCGCCGCTGCATCCTGCAGTTTGGCCATTATTTTTGTCATGCATGCCTGCGGTCAACtcgaaattgttaatttgtggtTGAAGCGTTTTATCGATGGAGATGATGAATATTTTCTCGGTTGCAAATTAGATTCGAACCTCGGAGATATTATCAAGCAGCATGTCAGAACTTTGAGGTGAGTATAATACGGCTTATTCGCAGAAATCGTATTGTGCGAGAGCTCGCTACGTTTAAAgtgtaattattgatttatttttgtttcaaatatatttcagTTTTATATCTCGTACAGAAGAAATTCTACGTGAAATATGTCTCGTTGATTTGTTAGGTTCAACCTTGAATCTATGTTTATTGGGATTCGATATATTGACGGTACGGATTGTCCTCGGACAGattaagaaaatatatttcccaCACTCTAAACCATGAAATATGTGTTTATTGATCCATTATTTCGCATtgatttgttggaaaaaatagCAATGGGAAGACAGCGGTCCAGTCGCATTGTTCACTTATTCCGTGCTGATAGTGTCATTTctgatcaacattttttcattttgttatatCGGCGAGATTCTCACCGAAAAGGTAAAATAAAGTTTGTTTTCATAGTCTCAGCTCTATTTGTTTCATTACAGCTCGCACACGTATATTCGCCCACTTATTCAGTCTCGCGCCCATCTTTTGTCGTTATTGTCGTTTCCTAATGGTTTTAAACATATGCACAGTGTCGGAAAGTTGGAGAAAAAACTTACATGATCGATTGGTACAAATTACCGAGAAAAACGGCGCTTGGTCTCGCTCTCACTATCGCAACCGCTGATCGCCCGATCACTATTACTGCCGGAAAGTTGACAAATCTCTCGTTAacgacatttttcaacgtaagctaataattttaaaaacttgCGTCTCCCGATGATTGCTAAAAATCGCTGTTCATATGCACAGAGAAAAATTTACAGGTAGTGAAAACATCGATCGGTTATCTCAACATGTTACGGACGTTTGCCGCCTGATTTCTCTCGAACCATCGTTGCCGCGTCGTCGTGCGTGAACGACGAACGAATGAACAGTCGAACTTTCAAATTGGGtttattcgttgaaaaaattgttaacttcGTGTATACAGAAAGAGTAAGAGTCTCAAATTCCGAGTCAATATAAATGATTCTGCAACACGCGGGCGTGTGAACAATTTTTTGCATATATGTTGCGAAACGAGTAGTCGCAAGAGGATTGAACGATTATTATTGTGCACGCCACGACGACCGTCGCGTCGATTTAAATAATCGTTGAAACTTTTCTACGAAGCGTGGTTGACGAAGCGGTTGCGGCGGCGGCGGGTTAAAAAAGAACTTGTACGTACGCATCATGAACTCCGAGCCCTCTCTCGCCGTGCTTTGTTCGCGATTATCCCGAAATTGTATGCATTAAGCGATGATGATACGGCGGCGCAACAACCACGCGGCATTCAAAGGGCTACGTTAGTTCGTTGAATGACGGACGTGCGCGCAAGCGTGTCTTTCCGCATGAAAGTAAAATAATATGCACCTAGAGCGGGAGTTGAACGAAATCGGAGAGGAAAAGGATCTGATTTCTTAGTCTTAGGAATATTGGTAGCGAAGATAGTTGCGGGTGCGATTATGTTGCTCGGAGCAGAGTCAGTTCGTTCGAATGACGATGAGCCGCCGCCCGTCAGCAGCAAGCGGGGGGGCAACGCATTGTTCGAAAAAGATTTCGAATATGCAACGCGAATGAACCGTTTTTTCTTGAGGCCGATCGGTATGTGGCCATCGAGATCGGATAAATTGGCCATTTGTACGGACATCTTCGTCAGACTTCAAATATGTTGTTGTTACTTTCTCATATGTTTTCTCTTAATTCCGTGTGGCCTTCACAcgtttctcgttgaaaaagaTGCCGCGCTGCAATTAAAAATGATCGGTCCGTTGAGCTTCTGTCTGATGGCCATAACAAAATTTACATTCCTCGTATATCATCGTAACGATATATATAATTGTCTGAAACATATCGCGCTCGATTGGGCGAATGTTGGATCGTCGGGAGAACGTCAAATGATGCTCGCTGACGCGAAAGGAGGACGTTTCGTTGCGACTTTATGCGCCGGTTTCATGTACGGGGGTGGCTTTTTTTATCACACTATTATGCCGCTAAGTTGCGGCGTTATCACCATGCCGGACAACACGAGCCTTAGACCAATGACATATCCGGTCTACGAACCGTTTTTCGATGCTCAAGCGAGCCCGATTTacgaaattgtttttattacaCAATGGTGCTCCGGTTTCGTCGTGTACACCATAACTATCGGGGCTTGCAGCATCGCCGCTGTTTTCGTCAATCACGCTTGCGGACAATTCAAAATACTCATCAACCGTCTAAACAATTTGGTCGATGGGGACGATAAGAAATGCAATAGCAGCAGCGTCGATGAAAGGATGGCCGATATTGTCGAACTTCATATTCGAACATTGAAGTAAGCAATTATGCGACCGTTCCTTTTCCATCCGCATTGTGTAACTACACAACGGCGCACCTTAATTTTCAAGACCGACGATCGATGTGAAACGGTGAAACATCGCTttggattataaaaaatacgGTTCTTTCCATTATTGCGTTGCTGCGATTTTTATTCCTCGTGCAAACATTCTTCGACGATGATCAATCGCAAAGAGCATTTGTGcgttaaataaaacaaagcaATGTCCAATTAGTTGAAAATGTGTTCTTTGTgcaaatataatataatataatgtttAATTACAGCTTTGTTAAGCACGTCGAGGCTGTATTGAATGAAGTTTGTCTCGTTGAATTTGTCGGATGCACCATGAATATATGCTTCCTTGGATATTATTTTATCACGGTGGGTTGTCAGTTTTACTGAATTTTCTGTGAATGTATAACTGTCCGAATGTTTGTCACAAACTGTCCAAAATTTCtaaggaatatttttatatcgttcGCGCGCGGCGTTGATACTTTTTTCGGTATATCACGATTTCACTTGCCGCTGCCAGTAGTCAAGATCATCGTTCGGCCAGACGCACGATTCGCATTCGCGTTTGCTCATTGAACACGCTTTCAAAAAGTTCCAGTGAAAAATCCAATTATCATTAAATTTCAACGGAGTTGTGAATATAGGAGTAAAAGTTTCAACATGCTCGCATTATCTTTAAGTATTCTTATATTCTAATATATTGCAGGAGTGGGAACGCAGTGAAGCTATAAGTACCGTCACATATTGCGTCCTTCTAGTGTCCTTTacgtttaatatttttatattttgctaCATCGGAGAAAAGCTTTCGGAACAGGTAGAAAAAgtacaatatttttatactttttccatcaaatatttgacaaaattaaaatcaatttttttttaaattttccaacagAGCAAACTCGTTGGTACGATGACTTACGCGATCGAATGGTACAGATTACAGCACACAAAAGCACGGAGATTAATATTGATTTTAATTATATCGAAATATCCAGCTCGGATAACAGCTGGAAAAATGGCCGAGTTATCGCTCAATTGTTTTTCCAATGTTAGTACATTAATcaaatcaaaaaattgcatttattATGCCtctatcacgtttttttttttaataatcaattttacgTGTTTCAAGGTCCTCAAAACCGCTCTCACGTACTTGAATTTATTGCGAACTGTCGCCAACTAAATGTATATCAACGTGACACAAAAAAGGTGTTAAAATTCACCGAGACGCCTACGCAACGGAtataattgtattttatattattttaatgcaaaaataaaaatatacggTCTATATTTTACCTTTGATATTTCGTTGTGGGTGGAATGACGAGGTACGTGCGCGGCGAGTGGTGGCGCTCGtggaatgaaataaaagagatATATCCAAAGTTGATCGGTAGCGAACCAATGATATGGACAGAACTGAC
This sequence is a window from Venturia canescens isolate UGA chromosome 8, ASM1945775v1, whole genome shotgun sequence. Protein-coding genes within it:
- the LOC122415269 gene encoding uncharacterized protein, whose product is MRLQFIGVMSFCVMNIMKYGALRNERPGIGRCTDDLVADWARLIDTEERTIMYSYATLGRHGTTLCTCFSYAGSFFYIGIVPLLVGKIVIPDTNVTIRPLPLPGYFVFFDPQSSPAYEIVYALHCYCSFVMHTTAAASCSLAIIFVMHACGQLEIVNLWLKRFIDGDDEYFLGCKLDSNLGDIIKQHVRTLSFISRTEEILREICLVDLLGSTLNLCLLGFDILTQWEDSGPVALFTYSVLIVSFLINIFSFCYIGEILTEKCRKVGEKTYMIDWYKLPRKTALGLALTIATADRPITITAGKLTNLSLTTFFNVVKTSIGYLNMLRTAGVERNRRGKGSDFLVLGILVAKIVAGAIMLLGAESVRSNDDEPPPVSSKRGGNALFEKDFEYATRMNRFFLRPIGMWPSRSDKLAICTDIFVRLQICCCYFLICFLLIPCGLHTFLVEKDAALQLKMIGPLSFCLMAITKFTFLVYHRNDIYNCLKHIALDWANVGSSGERQMMLADAKGGRFVATLCAGFMYGGGFFYHTIMPLSCGVITMPDNTSLRPMTYPVYEPFFDAQASPIYEIVFITQWCSGFVVYTITIGACSIAAVFVNHACGQFKILINRLNNLVDGDDKKCNSSSVDERMADIVELHIRTLNFVKHVEAVLNEVCLVEFVGCTMNICFLGYYFITEWERSEAISTVTYCVLLVSFTFNIFIFCYIGEKLSEQSKLVGTMTYAIEWYRLQHTKARRLILILIISKYPARITAGKMAELSLNCFSNVLKTALTYLNLLRTVAN